From the Diospyros lotus cultivar Yz01 chromosome 13, ASM1463336v1, whole genome shotgun sequence genome, one window contains:
- the LOC127788827 gene encoding uncharacterized protein LOC127788827, translating to MRSDRQWMYIRRKEDGYISTEFIKGVEKFVNFAKSQPKWMDGNKIKCPCNQPKCRNTAFRDQETVTSHLLTKGFVSGYYEWTLHGEVIATVDSIDMSYSASTLEAEPTNLFETMVMDAAEPDFNLNMEEEPPNPEAQAFYDMLSVAKKELYPGCRKHTQLSLVARLLSFKSEHHLSERGFNKLCELLKKVLPEPNTVIDNFYSTKKLVRGLGLPVEKIDCCRNNCMIFWGDDSDLTVCKFCHENRYKQVEQADSSKRQKTCVPHKKMHYFPLTPRLLRLYASNSTAAEMRWHADHVVEDGVMCHPSDSPAWIHFNETHREFAAEKRNVRLGLCTDGFQPFGQSGKQYSCCPVIVTVYNLPPWMCMKDTTMFLTVLVPGPENPKAKLDVFLQPLIAELKHLWMLVSMHMISH from the coding sequence ATGCGATCAGATCGTCAGTGGATGTATATCAGGCGTAAGGAGGATGGTTATATTTCTACGGAATTTATCAAGGGTGTTgagaagtttgttaattttgctAAGAGTCAACCAAAGTGGATGGATGGGAATAAGATTAAATGTCCTTGTAATCAACCAAAGTGTAGGAACACGGCTTTTCGTGACCAGGAAACCGTGACAAGTCACTTGCTCACCAAAGGTTTCGTATCGGGGTATTACGAGTGGACACTTCATGGGGAAGTTATTGCTACGGTAGATTCGATCGATATGTCTTACTCAGCATCAACGCTTGAAGCAGAGCCAACCAACTTATTTGAGACTATGGTAATGGATGCTGCCGAGCCTGATTTCAATCTGAATATGGAGGAGGAACCTCCAAATCCGGAAGCTCAAGCATTCTATGACATGCTTAGTGttgcaaaaaaagagttatatCCTGGTTGTCGAAAGCATACGCAGTTGTCGCTTGTTGCTAGATTACTTAGCTTTAAGTCAGAGCACCATCTATCTGAGAGGGGATTTAATAAACTTTGTGAATTACTTAAGAAGGTTCTTCCTGAACCTAATAcggttattgataatttttacagtACTAAAAAACTGGTTCGAGGGTTGGGCCTTCCCgttgagaaaattgattgttgTAGAAACAACTGTATGATTTTTTGGGGTGATGACAGTGATTTAACAGTCTGCAAGTTTTGTCATGAGAATCGGTACAAGCAAGTTGAGCAAGCTGACAGTAGCAAACGACAAAAAACTTGTGTTCCTCATAAGAAGATGCATTATTTTCCTTTAACGCCTCGGCTTCTGAGATTGTATGCATCCAATTCAACAGCAGCAGAAATGAGGTGGCATGCAGATCATGTGGTCGAAGATGGCGTCATGTGTCATCCATCGGATTCCCCTGCGTGGATTCATTTTAACGAGACTCATAGGGAATTTGCTGCCGAGAAAAGGAATGTCAGACTTGGTCTTTGTACTGATGGGTTTCAGCCGTTTGGTCAATCTGGGAAGCAATATTCTTGTTGTCCTGTCATTGTCACAGTGTATAATTTACCACCTTGGATGTGTATGAAGGATACAACAATGTTCTTAACGGTGCTAGTGCCAGGACCAGAGAATCCTAAGGCAAAACTTGATGTTTTCTTACAACCCCTTATTGCAGAGTTGAAACATTTGTGGATGTTGGTGTCCATGCATATGAT